One Comamonas endophytica DNA window includes the following coding sequences:
- a CDS encoding response regulator: MRILIAEDDQVFADGLLRSLRGSGAVVSHVASGSEAESVLMTCSEFDLLILDLGLPKMHGLEVLRRLRGRGDGLPVLILTAADSVEERVKGLDFGADDYMAKPFSLQELEARVRALTRRGMGGASSTIRHGPLVYDQSGRVATIDGRMVELSARELGLLEVLLQRAGRLVSKDQLVERLCEWGEELSNNAIEVYIHRLRKKIEHGPIRIATVRGLGYCLEKIRD; the protein is encoded by the coding sequence ATGCGCATCTTGATTGCCGAAGACGACCAGGTCTTTGCCGATGGCCTGCTGCGCAGCCTGCGCGGTTCGGGCGCGGTCGTCAGCCATGTGGCCAGCGGCAGCGAGGCCGAATCGGTGCTGATGACCTGCAGCGAGTTCGACCTGCTGATCCTCGACCTGGGCCTGCCGAAGATGCATGGCCTGGAAGTGCTGCGCCGGCTGCGCGGGCGCGGCGACGGCCTGCCGGTGCTGATACTCACCGCAGCCGACAGCGTCGAGGAGCGCGTCAAGGGGCTGGATTTCGGCGCCGACGACTACATGGCCAAGCCCTTCAGCCTGCAGGAACTCGAAGCGCGCGTGCGCGCGCTGACGCGCCGCGGCATGGGCGGCGCGAGCAGCACCATCAGGCATGGGCCGCTGGTCTATGACCAATCGGGGCGCGTGGCGACGATCGACGGCAGGATGGTGGAGCTGTCGGCGCGCGAACTGGGCCTGCTGGAGGTGCTGCTGCAGCGCGCCGGCCGCCTGGTCAGCAAGGACCAGCTGGTCGAGCGCCTGTGCGAGTGGGGCGAGGAGCTGAGCAACAACGCGATCGAGGTCTATATCCATCGGCTGCGCAAGAAGATCGAGCACGGGCCGATACGGATCGCGACGGTCAGGGGGCTGGGGTACTGCCTGGAGAAAATCCGCGATTGA